A window from Cryptomeria japonica chromosome 1, Sugi_1.0, whole genome shotgun sequence encodes these proteins:
- the LOC131050254 gene encoding G-type lectin S-receptor-like serine/threonine-protein kinase SD2-5, translated as MGCLRILCSLVIVCLINLCEARFFVLPSNWTVVNNSSFPTFSMEQGTFRAITAGEGNPIMSEDNRFRFGFINVNSSGEFILSIVLVANVTSPALGTEIWTANRQRTVAEGAVLSLGSSGDMVLEDTDGTVAWNISTGKTPKKAIAMQMSGNLQIYNTTNSSLFSSSSLVWQSWDHPTHTLLPGQGLKTGYTLVSNYSATSASQGPYKLVMEPGGMVLYYKSKFYEPYWSLGLPGLDYEGILRPCFYTSFSQNAEAVYTGTELRISFNETTSCANGTTTLNLAPPLNDTLYRFMRLDNDGNLRGYRVPLLPVCGPYGVCMNGQCSCPGSGTPDKFDQVRRLDVTQGCYSLSGEPDCNQTSAGHHFLPIDGADYYLNEFFHPLRNVSTIDDCKAMCSSNCSCTAAFFHSSSASCYLTTAPLNTMKSMSNQTYKAYIKVQNNMPLNQTSASTSLSSGIIAGITVGSVAVALFLCLIIIVTIQYMRKRKANEDDICEKEIDLAEMEEEAFLKTLPGLPPRFAYHELKEATDNFSKKLGTGGFGSVYEGIIKDNSRVAVKKLDGPRQGYKEFRAEVATIGSISHLNLVRLRGFCADSKKRLLVYELLENGSLDKWLFPSRTGNPNSEENCNMFSTWEQRYNIVIGTARGLTYLHEQCRAPIMHLDIKPQNILLDKNFMPKVSDFGMSKLLNEDMTQIVTTVRGTPGYLDPEWLRHSIATKKCDVYSFGMVLLELVSGRRNFDPSASDPRLFYFPAWAMLRALEGKYLELVDKRVENNINREAVIRMAKVALWCIQDNPDKRPWMSVALKMLEGEWDVPDVPLSLMQRSPEFLEGCGYEPMDRGQDDPLLGNARAYDSIPTVSTIDLSGPR; from the exons ATGGGGTGCCTGAGAATTCTTTGCAGTTTGGTTATTGTGTGTTTGATCAATCTGTGTGAGGCAAGATTTTTTGTGTTGCCTTCGAATTGGACAGTTGTCAATAACTCTAGCTTTCCAACATTCAGTATGGAGCAAGGGACATTCAGGGCAATCACAGCTGGCGAGGGCAACCCCATTATGAGTGAGGATAACAGATTTCGGTTTGGATTCATTAATGTTAATTCTTCTGGTGAATTTATTCTCTCCATTGTTTTGGTCGCGAATGTCACATCCCCAGCTCTTGGAACTGAGATTTGGACTGCAAATAGGCAGAGGACTGTTGCAGAAGGTGCAGTGCTGAGTTTGGGGAGTAGCGGGGATATGGTATTGGAAGATACAGATGGAACAGTGGCATGGAATATCAGTACTGGTAAAACCCCAAAAAAGGCCATTGCTATGCAGATGTCAGGTAATTTGCAGATTTATAACACTACAAATTCTTCACTTTTTTCGAGTTCTAGTCTTGTATGGCAGAGTTGGGACCATCCCACACACACCCTCTTACCTGGGCAGGGGCTAAAGACTGGATATACATTGGTATCCAATTACTCTGCAACAAGTGCCAGCCAAGGGCCTTATAAGCTGGTGATGGAACCTGGAGGGATGGTCCTGTACTACAAAAGCAAGTTTTATGAGCCTTATTGGTCTCTGGGGCTGCCTGGATTGGACTATGAAGGCATTCTAAGGCCATGCTTCTATACTTCCTTCTCTCAGAATGCCGAGGCCGTGTACACAGGAACAGAACTGCGAATCTCATTCAATGAGACCACATCTTGTGCAAACGGAACCACTACTTTAAATCTGGCACCTCCACTTAATGATACCCTATACAGGTTCATGAGGCTGGACAATGATGGTAACCTCAGAGGATACAGAGTACCCCTATTGCCAG TGTGTGGACCTTATGGCGTCTGTATGAATGGCCAGTGTAGCTGTCCAGGCTCAGGAACTCCTGATAAGTTTGATCAAGTTCGGCGTTTGGATGTCACCCAAGGATGTTACAGCCTATCAG GTGAACCGGATTGCAACCAAACTTCTGCGGGTCATCATTTTTTGCCTATTGATGGAGCAGATTACTACCTAAATGAATTCTTTCATCCTCTGAGGAATGTATCTACCATTGATGACTGTAAAGCAATGTGCTCATCCAACTGCTCTTGCACAGCGGCCTTCTTCCATAGTAGCTCTGCTTCATGTTACTTGACAACTGCCCCCCTGAACACCATGAAATCTATGTCAAACCAAACATACAAGGCTTATATCAAGGTCCAGAATAATATGCCACTAAACCAGACTTCAGCCTCGACTTCCTTGAGTAGTGGCATCATAGCAGGGATAACAGTAGGTTCAGTTGCAGTAGCTCTCTTCCTGTGCCTGATTATTATTGTAACCATTCAGTACATGCGGAAGAGAAAAGCCAATGAGGATGACATATGTGAGAAGGAGATCGACCTTGCAGAAATGGAAGAGGAAGCATTCTTGAAAACCCTTCCAGGTCTTCCCCCGAGGTTTGCATATCATGAACTCAAGGAAGCCACTGACAACTTTAGCAAAAAGCTTGGAACGGGAGGATTTGGATCAGTCTATGAAGGAATTATTAAGGATAACAGCAGAGTCGCAGTGAAAAAATTAGATGGTCCAAGGCAAGGATATAAGGAATTCAGAGCTGAAGTTGCAACCATAGGCAGTATAAGCCATCTGAACTTGGTAAGACTCAGAGGATTTTGTGCAGACAGTAAGAAGAGGCTATTGGTTTATGAGCTTCTAGAAAATGGGTCTCTGGATAAGTGGCTTTTCCCATCCAgaacaggaaatccaaattcagaAGAAAACTGCAATATGTTTTCAACTTGGGAACAACGGTACAATATCGTCATAGGGACTGCCCGAGGCCTGACCTATCTGCATGAGCAATGCAGGGCGCCCATCATGCACTTAGACATAAAACCTCAAAACATACTCCTGGACAAGAACTTCATGCCCAAAGTCTCTGATTTCGGCATGTCTAAGCTCCTCAACGAGGACATGACCCAAATTGTAACAACAGTAAGAGGCACACCTGGTTACCTTGATCCCGAATGGCTAAGGCACTCCATTGCCACTAAGAAATGTGATGTCTACAGCTTTGGAATGGTGTTGCTAGAATTGGTGTCTGGAAGAAGAAATTTTGACCCTTCTGCTTCTGATCCTCGCCTCTTTTATTTCCCTGCATGGGCAATGCTCAGGGCCCTGGAGGGCAAATACCTGGAACTGGTAGACAAGAGGGTTGAGAACAATATTAATAGGGAAGCTGTTATAAGGATGGCTAAGGTAGCATTATGGTGCATTCAGGACAACCCTGACAAGAGGCCATGGATGAGTGTTGCATTGAAGATGTTGGAAGGGGAGTGGGATGTCCCTGATGTACCTTTGTCGCTGATGCAGAGGAGTCCTGAGTTCTTGGAAGGATGTGGATATGAACCTATGGATAGAGGTCAGGACGATCCGTTGCTTGGAAATGCAAGGGCATATGATTCCATTCCCACAGTGTCCACCATAGATCTATCTGGCCCAAGGTAA